GTCTCCATGAATTCTGCTCAGGCCTCCTTATACACCAATTATTACCTTCCTAATAATTATCAGTTCAGAGACATTGTAGAAAGCCTCAAGATCGTCCGGGATCATGGGGGTTGGGCCTCTATCAATTATTTTGTTTTTCCTGGAGTGACCGATACGGAAGCAGAATACGAAGCCCTTTGTGAACTCATAGACTATACCCGGCTGCATATGATTCAATGGCGCAATTTTAATATTGACCCCGATTTTTATCTCAACAAACTCCATATAGCTCCTGAAGAAGAGATGATCGGTATCTTGCCCCTGATGATGCGGTTGAGGTTGCGATATCCGGATCTAAAATTTGGCTATTTTAATCCTCCCAGGGAGAGAATGGTCAATTATGATCTGGATTTTGCCCATTGAGAAGCTCTCTGTCCAGTGCCGAATTCTTTCATCACCTTCCTCCAAATTTTCATTTACCTTTGGTTACTCCGACCATGATGAAAGTTTTAAGCAATATTGAGATTTATAGCTTGCATCCATTAAAGCCATTATGTATGGCTGTGCTATCCTTGTTTTGTACGATGGCCCTGCATGCTCAAAAAGTCACCGTTTCTGAAGAAGTCACTCTGAGAAATGACCTGTCCTATGACCTGGTAGGTAAGATCGATAGTCATTTTGTCCTCTTTAGAGATCGGGGCAACAAGTATGAAGCCCGCATCTATGACCAAGATCTTAAGTTTAAGGTCGAGCAGGAGATCGTTCTGGCAGATAAGAACTGTGCGCTATTGTCCTCCTTGCCCACACCCACTTCTTTTTTTATATTTTATGGATTCAGACATCGCGGCAAGTACTACATCCAGGCAGATCAGTTTGATCAGGATTGTAGCCTCGTCAGTTCGGATACCATCAAAGTATTTGAAGACATATTACTCAACCCCACTGTAAAATTTGCCAAATCAGAAGATAGGTCTAAAATGATATTTTTTACGACCGAGCACGATCACGAGATGCAGACGATCCTTTACGATGTCAATACCCGAAAAACCATTTTTGATCGCAAGATTATTTTTAAAGAAACGGACCTTCGGGATGATTTTAGAAGTTTGCTTGTCACCAATGAAGGGGACATGTTGGTGATATTTGAGAAAAACAATTTTCGCACTAAGAAAGACAAACACCTGTTTGAAGTACATCGTTTTTTTTCTAACAATGAACCAAACAAAATATTTTACATCCCCGTATACAGGTTTGTAAGCTTTCATAGCAAATTTATTTTTGATAATGTCAATCAACAACTGGTAGGTGGAGGCATCTATACTCAAAAAAATCTGAATCGGGCAGAAGGCATCTATTATATCAAACATGACCTGATGCAGGGAGTTAATGAGAGAGTTACGACCTTTCCATTTGAAACCAGGTTTGACGATGAGATCACCCGCAGGTCAAAAGACAAAAACGAATTCAGTCAACTGGTAGTCAGTGATATCGCTCTCAAACAGGATGGTGGCGCTTTGCTCATCACTGAGATCAAAAAAGAATATGAACGGCGCGCATCTTATGGCGCAGGTACTCGCAGTATCGGCGGCAACCCCTATGGATTAAGATCACCTATGATGGTAGATTTTTATTACGAAGACATGGCGGTCTTTGCGGTAGATGGCAATGGTAACCTGGACTGGTCAGAAGTATTGCACAAAAAACAATATTCACACGATGATGATGGTGTATTTTCTTCCTTCTTCCTTTTCAAAAATCCCTCCCGCCTAAGACTGGTGTATAACGATGAGATCAGCTCCGAAAATACTGTGAGCGAATATGTAGTACAGTCTGATGGTCAATATCAGCGGAAAAGTGTCCTTAGTACCGAATATGTACGGCTTCAACTCAGGTTTAAAGATGCCATACAAATCTCCTCCAATGCCTTTGTAGTACCTTCTCAACGAAGCCTGCGACTCAACCTGGTCAAGATCGAATATTTATAAAAAGAACAGGATCCGATTTGGTCATTCCAGAATAATTACCCAATTTTAATGTTGTGAATAAATTAAAACAATCACTCGGTATAGTTTGGATGTTGCTGTCACCAGTCCTGGTGATATTCATGGTATACCAGGCTTATCTCAAAGTCAACCTGGCGGCGGAGGGCATTCCGAGGACCAATACTTTGCTTCAATGGGTGATCATCCTCATTGTATTCATCCCGATCTGTGCCGGACTATTTTTGTTTGGTAAGTATGCGATGGCCAATGAATTTGATCACCTGGAAGAATAATGCCTGATTTTTTTACAGGTTTAAATTCCTTATTCACTGGATCTTATCTCCACGTAAAACCCTAAATCTTTTTCGTGCTTCTACTGCAAAAGTGCTGTTGGAAAAATCCATGAACAGCGTCTCATACAGTGATTTGGCCTTTTCCTTTTCATTGAGTTTAAAGTCATAGATCTCTGCCAGCTCGAAGAGTGCATTGTCACAGCGGATACCTTCTTTGTATTTTTCGATGATGGTCTGATAGATCGGTATGGCTTGATCCCACTGTTTTAGCTGGCTATATATTTTTGCTCGCAGATACAATACATCATCTACGATGTCATGATTGGGAAACAGAAATACGATCGAATCCAGTTTTTCCAGGGCTGCCTGATGTTTGTTTTGAAAACCCAATAGTTCTGCTTGTGCATAATATTGCAACGGTACCGAGACGCTATCTCCAGCCATATTGTCCAGGATGAATACAGAGAGATCGATAGCATCGTTGCTGATGAACCTCGAAGTGGCCGATTTTAAAATATCAAATTGTTTTTGAGCCCATTCAAAATCGCCATTAAAATAAGTCAACCGTGCATTGCGAAACCTTGCTTCTTCACCCAGCTGATCTTCTTTAAAAGCTTTGTCTACTTGAGAATATAAGAGGGTTGCTTCCCAGATTTCACCTTGTACTAAGTAATAATCACCTAAGTTGAGCTTGGCTTGAGCCGCTGCAGGCCGGGGTATATTAGGCAGGTGGATCAATTCATCCAGGATAGCAATCGCTTTGGGAATATTATTGAGATGCAGTGCCACCAATTCAGCATATTCAATGATGAGGACACTGCTCGCCCTATTTTTGCCAAACTCCTGGATAAAAGATTCATAATCCTGCTCCAGGACTTTGAGTTCATCCATAGTCGTCGGGCTGGCTGATAGTTTTATTTTATTTCTTTTACAGGCCAGTGCATCTTTTTTGGCTTCGACATAAAACGAGTTCTGCGGTCCCTTCTCCTTGGTGATGTATTCAAAAGCTTTTACGGCTGCATCCCATTCATTGGCTGATTTGGCAATCTGACCGATCTGATATATCCGGGATCCATTCTCATCCAGCATTTTGTCGAGTGCCCGTGCCTGGCGGAGAGCTCCCAGGTAATCACGTGATTGTAACATAGCCCATTGCAACATTTCTGCAAAGTGTATCGCCCTTGGAGCACCCTGTATGGCTGCATACAGTTGTTTTTGCAGCTCCAGGTAATCTGAGGGTTGGAAAGTGCGCTGAAAGATAGATTCGATCGTCACATCACGTTGAGGATCGGCATCGAGGCTGATCAGGTAGTACTCAATCATTTTGGGTACATCGTCTTTGCGTCGATACATGTCTGCCAACAGGTAGGGAAACATGTTTTTGTCATTAAACACTTTCATGCCTTTCTCATAAGCAGCGATGGCAAAATCAAATTTAGACATATTGATAAAATTGCCTGCCAGGCTGGTGATCTTGGATCGGTCATTTGGCAGTTTGTCTATCGCCTTTTTATATTGCTCCGCAGCCGCATCAGGTTGCCCCATCTTGTCCAGCAGATTGCCGTACACCACATAATTACCCGCTTCATCAGGGAAAGACTTTAATTGTTTTTTAACCAAAGTTTCTGCTTCGGCCGTCTTGTCCTGGTAGATCAGGCAGTCAGTCAGCCGGTTGAAATAATAATTTTGATTTTTGTTTTGATCTAAAAGCTTGGCAAATAAGATACCCGCTTTCTCATACTCACCATCTTGAAAATATTGCTCTGCCAGGCGGGCATCCTGACCAGATAAGATGGAAGTACAGGCGATCAATAAAAATGTGCTGAATATTTTAATCATCCGGATATGTGTCATGTGAAAGGCTACAAATATAGGGGAAATGTAAGTGTGAATGTCTGAACCTGGATTTTTGAGATTGACCAGGATTTCGTTTTTTGATAACCTTGCTGAATCACTCGAGCCGACACTGGACGCCTATTGCCTACTCCACTACACAAACATCCTAGTCCCTGCATACCGCTCTCTAAACTCCTTCGGCGTCTCTCCTTTTTTCTCTTTAAAAAGTCGGTTGAAATAGGATTGATTTTTAAAGCCGCATTTGAAAGCGATCTCTGATATGGAAAAACTGGAATCCATCAGCATGCGGGAGGCATTGCCCAGGCGGATGTCATTGATGCTGTCCACAAAGGTTTTGCAGGTAGTCTTTTTGAAAAATCGGCTGAAGGACACTTCGGTCATTCCGACCATCTTGGATATCTCGCCGAGGGTGATCTGCTTATGATAGTTGGCACGGATATACTCGTACACGAGCTCTACGCGTCGATTGACAAAGCTGGGTTTTTCGTCCGCAAAAGATTCGTTAGACAATAGCTGGATGCCCCTGGTCAGTGACAGGTCATGCAGAATAGAATATAGTTCCAGTACGGAGTCAAATCCGCTCAGTTTAGATAGTTTACGGAGGCGAGGTTCTAATTGTTTGATCGTCTCCTGAGGAAAACTAATGCCCCGGCCTGCTTTTTCCAAAAGGCTTTTAATAAAAATCAGCTGGTTGCGTCGTAGAAATTTTTCATCCAACAGGTCTTTGTGAAACTGGATGGTGATTTCTGTCATTTCACCTTTGTCCTTTTTGTATTCATAATTATGAGTCATCCAGCAATGTGGCAGTCTGGCTCCAACGAGGACCAACTCCAGGTCACTGATCTCTTCTTTATGGTCACCAACTACTCGTAAGACTCCCGCACCATTAAATATAAAATTGAGCTCAAGTTCGTCATGAGTATGGATTGGAAAGTCAAAGTCCTTTTTGGAACGCTCAAAGACCAGGAAACAATCATAATGTGTCAGTGGAGTGATTTCTCTAAATATTTCAGCCATAATCTTGGTTTTTAGAATAAAGGATTAATAAGTTTTTAAAGTCATTTTACGCGCAATGTGTTGCCAAATTTATTCAGATAGAATTTTATCAAATTAGTTTATCAATTTGTATCAATGATAACTCAAAACTATAATGTTTTAGGTATGAATTATGTTAAAGCATGTATTTTATTCATTTTTAATGTTTTAATATATTGGTAATCAATTAAATACA
The window above is part of the Saprospiraceae bacterium genome. Proteins encoded here:
- a CDS encoding helix-turn-helix domain-containing protein, whose translation is MAEIFREITPLTHYDCFLVFERSKKDFDFPIHTHDELELNFIFNGAGVLRVVGDHKEEISDLELVLVGARLPHCWMTHNYEYKKDKGEMTEITIQFHKDLLDEKFLRRNQLIFIKSLLEKAGRGISFPQETIKQLEPRLRKLSKLSGFDSVLELYSILHDLSLTRGIQLLSNESFADEKPSFVNRRVELVYEYIRANYHKQITLGEISKMVGMTEVSFSRFFKKTTCKTFVDSINDIRLGNASRMLMDSSFSISEIAFKCGFKNQSYFNRLFKEKKGETPKEFRERYAGTRMFV
- a CDS encoding tetratricopeptide repeat protein codes for the protein MIKIFSTFLLIACTSILSGQDARLAEQYFQDGEYEKAGILFAKLLDQNKNQNYYFNRLTDCLIYQDKTAEAETLVKKQLKSFPDEAGNYVVYGNLLDKMGQPDAAAEQYKKAIDKLPNDRSKITSLAGNFINMSKFDFAIAAYEKGMKVFNDKNMFPYLLADMYRRKDDVPKMIEYYLISLDADPQRDVTIESIFQRTFQPSDYLELQKQLYAAIQGAPRAIHFAEMLQWAMLQSRDYLGALRQARALDKMLDENGSRIYQIGQIAKSANEWDAAVKAFEYITKEKGPQNSFYVEAKKDALACKRNKIKLSASPTTMDELKVLEQDYESFIQEFGKNRASSVLIIEYAELVALHLNNIPKAIAILDELIHLPNIPRPAAAQAKLNLGDYYLVQGEIWEATLLYSQVDKAFKEDQLGEEARFRNARLTYFNGDFEWAQKQFDILKSATSRFISNDAIDLSVFILDNMAGDSVSVPLQYYAQAELLGFQNKHQAALEKLDSIVFLFPNHDIVDDVLYLRAKIYSQLKQWDQAIPIYQTIIEKYKEGIRCDNALFELAEIYDFKLNEKEKAKSLYETLFMDFSNSTFAVEARKRFRVLRGDKIQ